From Salvia splendens isolate huo1 chromosome 3, SspV2, whole genome shotgun sequence, a single genomic window includes:
- the LOC121796099 gene encoding serine/arginine-rich splicing factor 11-like → MAGNNTTPNINNQVTAVSAVPKTIWMKQAEEAKLKSEAEKAAAAKAAFEATFNSKSQPQLPQSPSAAPSSSSDSDDDNESSEKDSSVGPVDPSRCTAQGAGIAGGTACVGATFAVVTKDSEGRKVARGGAQVKVRVSPGVGVGGNEQDGIVKDMEDGSYSVTYVVPKRGNYMVNVECNGKPIMGSPFPVFFSQGTPNGGLLGVAPAASYPNLVNQTMPNMPNYSGSVSGAFPGLLGMIPGVVSGASGGVVLPGMGSSLGEMCREYLNGRCANTSCKFNHPPHNLLMTALAASTTMGTLSQVPMAPSAAAMAAAQAIVAAQALQAHAAAQAQSSKDSSGSDDSEKKAGSLKKTVQVSNLSPLLTVDQLKQLFGFCGTVVDCTITESKHFAYIEYSKAEEASSALALNNMDVGGRPLNVEMAKSLPLKPALNSAMGSSSLPMVMQQAVAMQQMQFQQALLMQQTLTAQQAANRAATMKSATELAAARAAEISKKLQADGLVIEVKEPERKSRSPNGRAKSKFRSSSRSKSTSPINYRSRGKSRSFSPPARHRRDYRSRSPVRSRHYSSYEKDHRSYKDGRDVSDRSSRRDWGRSRDNDSPLSRRKRSRSASPRARKSYRDDVGSPRHRRESPERTRKPSRPDSRSPHRHRRRSLSSGDETTKSKPRKRSLSRSDEIVHHSSDKKDNRREEKPKSRSRRRSRSVSADGRKHVRRSSPSVLEESRAGHRRRSRSRSQEDKHQVSEKYDRSKEDKSRNRGKRRSRSRSAEKRRRGSKTSPRHSSGHKSKHRKRSRSNSIEILVKNKDGQIDVPVKALEDGNDKSVTPDDIHMDSLAE, encoded by the exons ATGGCCGGGAACAACACTACACCTAACATCAACAATCAAGTTACAGCGGTCTCTGCGGTGCCGAAGACCATATGGATGAAGCAAGCGGAGGAAGCCAAGTTGAAGAGCGAAGCCGAGAAGGCCGCCGCCGCTAAAGCCGCATTCGAAGCCACCTTCAATAGCAAGTCCCAGCCCCAGCTGCCCCAATCCCCTTCCGCCGCGCCgtcctcttcttcggattccgaCGACGACAATGAGTCGTCCGAGAAGGACTCCTCTGTGGGGCCTGTGGACCCCTCGAGGTGCACGGCGCAGGGCGCGGGGATTGCTGGCGGCACGGCGTGCGTGGGGGCCACGTTTGCGGTGGTGACGAAGGACTCTGAGGGGAGGAAGGTAGCGCGCGGCGGGGCTCAGGTGAAAGTTAGGGTTTCGCCGGGAGTCGGAGTTGGGGGAAACGAGCAGGACGGGATAGTGAAGGATATGGAGGATGGGAGCTATAGCGTGACTTATGTGGTGCCTAAGAGAGGGAATTATATGGTCAATGTGGAGTGCAATGGGAAGCCAATTATGGGAAGTCCATTCCCTGTTTTCTTCAGCCAAG GGACCCCCAATGGAGGGCTTCTTGGGGTGGCTCCAGCTGCTTCTTATCCCAATTTAGTAAACCAGACCATGCCCAATATGCCAAATTACTCTGGCTCTGTATCTGGTGCTTTTCCGGGCTTGCTGGGTATGATACCTGGTGTTGTCTCTGGGGCCTCGGGTGGAGTGGTTTTACCCGGAATGGGATCTTCCCTGGGAGAAATGTGTCGAGAGTACCTTAATGGGCGCTGTGCAAATACTAGTTGTAAGTTTAATCACCCTCCTCATAATCTGCTCATGACTGCCTTAGCTGCCTCTACTACAATGGGAACTCTAAGTCAAGTGCCAATGGCACCTTCTGCTGCTGCGATGGCGGCTGCTCAGGCAATTGTTGCTGCCCAAGCCCTTCAAGCCCATGCTGCAGCTCAAGCTCAGTCCAGCAAAGACTCATCTG GTTCAGATGACAGTGAGAAGAAGGCTGGTTCTCTTAAGAAAACTGTACAAGTCAGTAACCTTAGCCCTCTTCTGACAGTGGACCAGTTGAAGCAGCTTTTTGGTTTTTGTGGGACAGTTGTTGATTGTACGATAACTGAGTCTAAGCATTTTGCATATATTGAATACTCAAAAGCAGAAGAAGCTTCTTCTGCTTTGGCATTGAATAACATGGATGTTGGTGGCCGTCCATTAAATGTTGAAATGGCCAAATCACTCCCACTGAAACCTGCTTTGAATTCGGCAATGGGTTCATCATCCCTGCCGATGGTTATGCAGCAAGCTGTTGCCATGCAACAAATGCAGTTTCAGCAGGCTCTTCTGATGCAGCAAACATTGACAGCGCAACAAGCAGCTAATCGTGCAGCAACTATGAAGTCTGCAACAGAATTAGCTGCAGCTAGAGCTGCAGAAATAAGTAAGAAGTTGCAAGCTGATGGTCTGGTCATTGAGGTTAAAGAACCTGAAAGAAAATCCAG GTCACCAAATGGCCGTGCCAAGTCCAAATTTAGGTCAAGTTCAAGGTCAAAGTCTACTTCCCCTATAAATTATCGGTCAAGAGGGAAGTCACGTTCGTTCTCACCTCCTGCTCGTCACCGACGAGATTATCGATCCAGATCACCTGTGAGATCTCGCCATTACTCAAGTTATGAGAAGGACCATAGGTCTTATAAGGATGGTAGGGATGTCAGCGATAGAAGTAGTAGACGGGATTGGGGAAGATCACGTGATAACGATTCACCTCTTTCCCGGAGAAAGAGAAGCAGGAGTGCAAGCCCCCGGGCTAGGAAATCATATCGGGATGATGTTGGATCGCCAAGGCATCGCCGAGAAAGTCCTGAAAGAACAAGAAAACCATCACGTCCTGATTCAAGATCTCCTCATCGTCATAGGAGAAGGTCTTTATCATCAGGGGATGAAACAACTAAATCTAAACCTCGAAAGCGCTCATTGTCAAGATCTGATGAAATTGTACATCACTCTAGCGATAAGAAAGACAACAGAAGGGAAGAAAAACCAAAGAGTCGGAGTAGGAGACGCTCTAGGTCAGTTTCTGCTGATGGTCGAAAACATGTGCGAAGATCTTCCCCAAGTGTGTTGGAGGAAAGCAGGGCCGGACATCGAAGACGTTCAAGATCCAGATCTCAGGAAGATAAACATCAAGTGAGTGAGAAATATGATAGGAGCAAAGAGGATAAATCAAGGAACCGAGGTAAAAGGCGATCCAGGTCCAGGTCAGCTGAAAAGCGTAGGAGAGGCAGTAAGACATCTCCGCGACATTCAAGTGGGCATAAATCAAAGCACAGGAAGCGGTCTCGTTCAAACTCAATTGAAATTTTAGTCAAAAACAAGGATGGGCAAATTGATGTTCCTGTTAAAGCATTAGAGGATGGGAATGACAAATCTGTCACACCTGATGATATTCATATGGATAGTTTGGCTGAGTAG
- the LOC121797048 gene encoding putative disease resistance RPP13-like protein 3 — translation MHILEKSSLTNIPSNLESRIRDVSYKAKDIIESRMVSSKLMQDRRSKFEQVVSNRVSLAFPTPDLQQVTQELDSAMEQVVKLMEGKKTMLSGASFSHGEVQQLESVNLVEGEEKKMPDLSTSKNDLVGVDADLLQLKDRLTNMQSKLEIIPITGMSGIANVKASIVESEEQCSNILSLSYNHLPIYLELCFLYMGAFPEDYKINGSRLISLWIAEGFVKSNGGKSLEEEAMDYLKLLLERNLLLVRREKSNGKALSYSIHDLLRDLCIRKANEEKFIHVKDSMRRVSVESSDEMNDVCASPQLMSLARSFICTNDRIISPIFCILKLVRVLDVMGMLLEEFPEEILQLVNLRYLAINCSLGLPKGISRLNNLQTLICPHRIPYVTSELGGMSELRHIRLVMAVIEIQEIQFDIKKMHTLFHA, via the exons ATGCACATTCTTGAAAAGTCTTCACTCACCAATATACCAAGTAATTTGGAGAGCCGAATCAGAGATGTTTCATATAAAGCTAAAGACATTATTGAATCACGCATGGTTTCTTCAAAACTCATGCAAGACCGGCGTTCTAAGTTTGAGCAAGTGGTTTCCAACCGCGTGAGCTTGGCCTTTCCAACACCAGATCTGCAGCAAGTAACTCAAGAGTTGGATTCTGCAATGGAACAAGTGGTGAAGCTCATGGAGGGGAAGAAGACGATGTTAAGTGGTGCTTCTTTCTCGCATGGTGAAGTGCAACAACTTGAATCTGTAAACCTTGTGGAAGGGGAGGAAAAGAAGATGCCGGATTTATCGACCTCCAAGAATGATTTGGTTGGAGTTGATGCAGATCTGTTGCAGTTGAAGGATCGTCTTACAAATATGCAGAGCAAGCTGGAGATCATCCCCATTACTGGGATGAGTGGCATAG CAAATGTAAAAGCTTCCATTGTTGAATCTGAAGAGCAGTGCTCCAATATACTTTCCTTGAGTTATAACCACTTACCCATTTACTTGGAACTATGTTTCTTATACATGGGAGCTTTTCCAGAAGATTATAAGATTAATGGATCGAGACTTATAAGTCTATGGATAGCTGAGGGATTTGTGAAATCTAATGGTGGTAAGAGTTTGGAGGAAGAGGCTATGGATTACTTGAAACTCCTCTTGGAGAGGAATCTACTTTTGGTTAGACGAGAAAAGTCCAATGGGAAAGCATTGAGTTACTCTATCCATGATCTTTTGAGGGATTTATGCATAAGGAAAGCTAATGAGGAGAAGTTTATACACGTTAAGGATTCCATGCGGCGTGTAAGTGTTGAGTCATCAGATGAAATGAACGATGTGTGTGCTTCACCACAATTAATGTCACTTGCTCGATCTTTTATATGCACTAATGATAGGATTATATCTCCTATTTTTTGCATATTAAAATTGGTTAGAGTGTTGGATGTAATGGGTATGTTATTGGAGGAGTTTCCAGAAGAAATATTACAACTTGTCAACCTACGCTACTTAGCTATAAACTGCTCCTTAGGTTTACCTAAAGGAATATCAAGATTGAACAATTTGCAAACCTTGATTTGTCCACACCGTATACCATATGTGACTTCTGAATTAGGGGGGATGTCTGAGCTAAGACACATTAGGTTGGTGATGGCAGTAATCGAAATCCAGGAGATACAATTTGATATTAAGAAGATGCATACGCTTTTCCACGCGTGA